In Saccharomonospora marina XMU15, one genomic interval encodes:
- a CDS encoding ABC transporter permease yields the protein MTAPNTVDERYPVPATPGGIAHELRATAMVWRRELIRFRHDRTRMFALLLQPLLFLFVMGTGLSSVVRDTGGLDFRTFLFPGVLAMSVLFSAAFAGISLVWDREFGFLREMLVAPVSKSAIILGKCLGGATTATLQTVVLLALAGLVGVPYDPLLLLTLLALLFVGSLMLTALGVLISARIKQLQAAMPATQLIITPMMFLSGALFPMSNLPDWLAVLTKINPLTYVVQPMRAVVFDHIDITPAALAAFDPSITWAGWQVPIALQVLVALACTGAIVVAGVALFNRTD from the coding sequence ATGACCGCGCCGAACACAGTCGACGAAAGATACCCGGTGCCCGCAACGCCCGGCGGAATCGCGCACGAGCTGCGCGCCACCGCGATGGTGTGGCGCAGGGAGCTGATCCGCTTCCGGCACGACCGGACCCGGATGTTCGCACTACTGTTGCAACCACTGCTGTTCCTGTTCGTGATGGGCACGGGACTGTCCAGCGTGGTCCGCGACACCGGAGGGCTGGACTTTCGAACCTTCCTGTTCCCCGGCGTGCTCGCGATGTCGGTACTGTTCAGCGCGGCCTTCGCGGGCATCTCACTGGTGTGGGACCGCGAGTTCGGCTTCCTGCGGGAGATGCTGGTAGCACCGGTGAGCAAGTCGGCGATCATCCTCGGCAAGTGTCTCGGTGGTGCCACCACCGCCACCTTGCAGACGGTGGTGCTGCTCGCACTCGCCGGGCTCGTCGGGGTTCCCTACGACCCGCTGCTGCTGCTCACACTGCTGGCGCTGCTCTTCGTCGGCTCGCTCATGCTCACCGCACTCGGGGTGCTGATATCGGCACGTATCAAGCAGTTGCAGGCGGCCATGCCCGCCACCCAGCTCATCATCACCCCGATGATGTTCCTGTCCGGCGCGCTGTTCCCGATGAGCAACCTGCCGGATTGGCTTGCCGTCCTCACCAAGATCAACCCGTTGACCTATGTCGTGCAACCCATGCGCGCGGTGGTCTTCGACCACATCGACATCACACCGGCCGCACTCGCCGCCTTCGACCCGTCGATCACCTGGGCCGGGTGGCAGGTGCCGATCGCACTGCAGGTCCTGGTCGCGCTTGCCTGCACCGGCGCGATCGTGGTCGCGGGTGTCGCGCTGTTCAACCGAACGGACTGA
- a CDS encoding MBL fold metallo-hydrolase produces MALLDASGPFFRPREEVLLGATEADWRRARRVDPGAFGADGEWLLDFRCFAVRRPGGQVTLIDAGVGPEGSPASGWAPVPGNLPRRLAAAGIDPLDVDLVVLTHLHGDHLGWSVLPSGVPMFGNARYAVQRVEITALRDNGDEVIEPRVLQPLRRTGQLQVIDGRTRLFGGAAEGIVAVPTPGHTPGHQSVLVEAGRRRVVVTGDVAVHAVQLVNPDVAYHYESDPDTARRTRRTLLAQARRKRTLLATSHLTEPFVRGRLPRQGIASPR; encoded by the coding sequence GTGGCACTGCTGGACGCCTCCGGGCCGTTCTTCCGGCCGAGGGAGGAGGTACTGCTCGGCGCGACGGAGGCCGACTGGCGGCGTGCCCGGCGGGTCGATCCGGGGGCGTTCGGCGCCGACGGCGAGTGGCTGCTGGACTTTCGCTGTTTCGCGGTCCGCCGCCCGGGTGGGCAGGTGACCCTGATCGATGCCGGGGTGGGCCCCGAGGGCAGCCCCGCTTCCGGTTGGGCGCCGGTGCCGGGAAACCTGCCGCGGCGGCTCGCCGCCGCGGGGATCGACCCGCTCGACGTGGACCTCGTGGTGCTCACCCACCTGCACGGTGACCACCTCGGCTGGTCGGTACTCCCCAGCGGGGTACCCATGTTCGGCAACGCGCGCTACGCGGTACAGCGGGTCGAGATCACCGCGCTACGGGACAACGGCGACGAGGTCATCGAGCCGCGAGTGTTGCAACCGTTGCGGCGCACCGGTCAACTGCAGGTGATCGACGGCCGCACCCGCCTGTTCGGCGGGGCGGCGGAGGGAATCGTCGCGGTGCCCACCCCCGGCCACACCCCGGGACACCAGTCCGTGCTCGTCGAGGCGGGACGCCGCCGGGTCGTCGTCACCGGCGACGTCGCGGTGCACGCGGTGCAACTGGTCAACCCCGACGTCGCCTACCACTACGAGTCGGACCCCGACACCGCGAGGCGGACCCGGCGCACGCTGTTGGCACAGGCCCGCCGAAAACGCACACTGCTGGCGACCTCGCACCTCACGGAGCCGTTCGTCCGGGGTCGCCTGCCTCGCCAGGGGATCGCCTCGCCGCGTTGA
- a CDS encoding MerR family transcriptional regulator, translating to MRIGELARRTGVSERSLRYYEQQGLLAAGRTTGGHRDYPEHAVDRVIRIQELFAAGLNSKKIARLLPCMRDADGGPSEIATAQLVTDLVAERDRINRVIKELANSREVLDEVINAARRSPGEAGDPGRTAP from the coding sequence ATGCGGATCGGTGAGCTTGCCCGGCGTACCGGGGTCAGTGAGCGTTCGCTTCGCTACTACGAGCAGCAAGGTCTGCTGGCTGCGGGTCGCACGACGGGCGGTCATCGGGACTATCCGGAACATGCCGTCGACAGGGTCATCCGCATCCAGGAGTTGTTCGCCGCAGGGCTGAACAGCAAGAAGATCGCGCGGCTGCTCCCCTGCATGCGCGACGCCGACGGCGGGCCGTCGGAGATCGCGACCGCGCAACTGGTCACCGACCTGGTCGCCGAACGCGACCGGATCAACCGGGTGATCAAGGAACTGGCCAACTCTCGCGAAGTGCTCGACGAGGTGATCAACGCGGCGAGGCGATCCCCTGGCGAGGCAGGCGACCCCGGACGAACGGCTCCGTGA
- a CDS encoding polysaccharide deacetylase family protein, whose translation MTNTAGNQLFHYSPITERPAINWPGGARVAVYVGLNIEHFLLDRPSTSIWPGTAELVPDALNYGWRDYGVRVGIWRTIKTLDRYGIRASALLNSAAAEHYPQIVKAGMDRNWAWLAHGRTNSILHSGMSRDEERRVLTEIVDTITAATGRHPLGWMGPGLTETFNTPSLLAELGLTYTLDWTNDDQPYDLEVPGLISVPYSVELNDLLLFARGLSGPEFVRLVQDQYEQLRADSEHGGRVMALALHPFVIGQPFRAKYLDQALRYLAEQPDSWLTTSDEIAEHYRSTR comes from the coding sequence ATGACGAACACAGCCGGCAATCAACTCTTCCACTACAGCCCGATCACCGAACGCCCCGCCATCAACTGGCCCGGCGGAGCCAGGGTGGCTGTCTACGTCGGGCTCAACATCGAGCATTTCCTCCTCGACCGGCCTTCGACGAGCATCTGGCCAGGCACGGCCGAACTGGTCCCCGACGCGCTCAACTACGGGTGGCGCGACTACGGGGTGCGCGTGGGTATCTGGCGTACGATCAAGACCCTGGACCGCTACGGGATCCGCGCGAGCGCGTTGCTGAACTCAGCGGCGGCCGAGCACTACCCGCAGATCGTCAAGGCGGGCATGGACCGGAACTGGGCCTGGCTCGCGCACGGGCGGACCAATTCGATCCTGCACAGCGGAATGAGTCGCGACGAGGAACGTCGAGTCCTCACCGAGATCGTTGACACGATCACCGCCGCGACCGGCCGCCATCCGCTCGGCTGGATGGGTCCCGGCCTGACCGAAACATTCAACACTCCCTCGCTGCTGGCAGAGCTCGGCTTGACGTACACATTGGACTGGACCAACGACGACCAGCCGTACGACCTGGAGGTACCCGGGTTGATCAGCGTTCCGTACTCGGTGGAGCTCAACGACCTGCTGTTGTTCGCAAGGGGGCTGAGCGGACCGGAGTTCGTGAGGCTGGTGCAGGACCAGTACGAGCAGCTGCGCGCCGACTCCGAGCACGGCGGCCGCGTCATGGCACTGGCCCTGCATCCGTTCGTGATCGGGCAGCCGTTCCGAGCCAAGTACCTGGATCAGGCACTGCGATACCTCGCCGAGCAGCCCGACAGCTGGCTCACCACCAGCGACGAGATCGCCGAGCACTACCGAAGCACACGCTGA
- a CDS encoding TetR/AcrR family transcriptional regulator: MERSLSGAGAASGPESLLERAFIDAVEQVDDLDPTRARVLDAAYEQFCRMGIQRSTMEDVAKRAGVSRITVYRRFATKDVLVEQVVRREFRRYFDQFLLDIQQAESVADRVVLGFVSSLRAIRGNPLIGGLLAVEPDLVAPSMISDGGRTLATVREFVAGQLRHEQHAGNVSKELDTDLVAELMVRISASFLAIPSHIIDIEDDEQLAEVARRYLVPMLEPRPRR, encoded by the coding sequence GTGGAACGTTCGCTGTCCGGCGCCGGAGCGGCCTCGGGGCCCGAGTCCCTACTGGAGCGCGCCTTCATCGACGCCGTCGAGCAGGTCGATGACCTGGACCCCACCCGAGCCCGCGTGCTCGACGCGGCGTACGAGCAGTTCTGCCGGATGGGCATCCAGCGTTCCACCATGGAAGACGTCGCCAAACGCGCAGGCGTTTCCCGGATCACCGTCTACCGCCGGTTCGCCACCAAGGACGTGCTGGTGGAACAGGTGGTCCGGCGAGAGTTCCGTCGATACTTCGATCAGTTCCTGCTCGACATCCAGCAGGCCGAGTCCGTCGCCGACCGGGTGGTGCTCGGCTTCGTCAGCTCGCTGCGCGCGATCCGAGGCAACCCGCTGATCGGCGGGCTGCTCGCGGTCGAACCGGACCTGGTCGCGCCTTCCATGATCAGTGATGGCGGGCGAACCCTTGCCACCGTTCGCGAGTTCGTCGCGGGTCAGCTGCGACACGAGCAACACGCGGGCAACGTGTCGAAGGAACTCGACACCGACCTCGTGGCCGAGCTGATGGTTCGGATATCCGCGTCTTTCCTGGCGATTCCCAGCCACATCATCGACATCGAGGACGACGAACAACTGGCCGAGGTGGCCAGGCGGTACCTCGTCCCCATGCTGGAACCGAGGCCGCGGCGCTGA
- a CDS encoding oxygenase MpaB family protein: MDKLNRRNVLRAGGALGAIGALSLATPAQARPLWTWSARGSVAGTGAGLDPRWVWDEEADPLVASLLDRGDVPKVNELLRTWTKNSQPLPDGLPTDLRDFMEHARRMPSWADQEKLATAVEFNEKRGLYLGVLYGLASGMMSTVIPKEARAVYYSQGGADMKDRISKTAKLGYDIGSRNAYEPDGEMIVTCVKTRLVHAAVRHLLPQSQYWQGAADEEIPISQADMMVTWHSLPTTVMQKLTAWEVPIPDAESEAFLHSWQLGAHMLGIKDEYIPASWSEANSQAKQVLDPILAPTPEGIKLADILLSLGAEVDGGILSKPILGSFTRFMLGDEIAGWLQIPREPLWDTLLNTFWGPFILAREGLLPFPGAKETYWLFEEFIRQAALIYLSEARPISIEIPQTNRPS; the protein is encoded by the coding sequence ATGGACAAGCTCAACAGGCGCAATGTGTTGCGGGCAGGTGGAGCGTTAGGCGCGATCGGTGCGCTGAGCTTGGCGACCCCCGCCCAAGCACGTCCACTGTGGACATGGTCGGCAAGGGGTTCGGTCGCCGGCACCGGAGCGGGCCTCGATCCCCGGTGGGTGTGGGACGAGGAGGCCGACCCACTGGTCGCTTCACTGCTCGACCGCGGTGACGTGCCGAAGGTGAACGAGTTGCTGCGGACGTGGACGAAGAACAGCCAGCCGCTGCCGGACGGCCTGCCGACCGACCTGCGCGACTTCATGGAGCACGCCCGCCGGATGCCGTCGTGGGCAGACCAGGAAAAGCTCGCCACCGCGGTGGAGTTCAACGAGAAGCGTGGCCTCTACCTCGGTGTGCTGTACGGGCTCGCCAGCGGCATGATGAGCACGGTCATCCCCAAGGAAGCGCGTGCGGTCTACTACTCGCAAGGCGGCGCGGACATGAAGGACCGCATCTCCAAGACCGCCAAACTGGGCTACGACATCGGGTCACGCAACGCCTACGAACCCGATGGCGAGATGATCGTGACCTGCGTCAAGACCCGGCTGGTGCACGCTGCGGTGCGTCACCTGCTGCCGCAGTCGCAGTACTGGCAGGGCGCCGCCGACGAGGAGATCCCGATCAGCCAGGCCGACATGATGGTCACCTGGCACAGCCTGCCGACGACCGTCATGCAGAAGCTGACAGCGTGGGAGGTACCGATCCCGGACGCGGAATCCGAGGCGTTCCTGCACTCCTGGCAACTCGGCGCGCACATGCTCGGAATCAAGGACGAGTACATCCCCGCGTCGTGGAGCGAGGCCAACTCCCAGGCCAAACAGGTCCTCGACCCGATACTGGCGCCGACACCCGAGGGCATCAAGCTCGCCGACATCCTGCTCAGCCTCGGCGCGGAAGTCGACGGCGGCATCCTCAGCAAGCCGATCCTCGGCTCGTTCACGCGTTTCATGCTCGGCGACGAGATCGCCGGATGGCTTCAGATCCCCAGGGAGCCGCTCTGGGACACGCTGCTCAACACGTTCTGGGGGCCGTTCATCCTGGCCCGCGAGGGTCTGCTCCCCTTCCCCGGGGCGAAGGAGACCTACTGGTTGTTCGAGGAGTTCATCCGCCAGGCCGCCCTGATCTACCTGTCCGAAGCACGCCCGATCAGCATCGAGATCCCGCAGACCAACCGCCCGTCCTGA
- a CDS encoding sigma-70 family RNA polymerase sigma factor — MQDEEFWAARFEEHRPRLRALAYRMLGSFAEADDAVQEAWLRVSRARGDDVDNVGGWLTTIVSRQCLNMLRSRASRREDPLDVRVPDPVVQSGEGDPEEHGVLADTVSLALLVVLETLDPAERLAFVLHDMFAVPFDDIAPMVGRTPAAARQLASRARRRVQGAATAGQPDRARQRQIVDAWWAAARGGDFAGLVALLHPDAVLRVDTGGAGSKLVRGAAEVAGQAASYRAAGLAARFAVVNGGPGIVSMIGGRPAAVLAFTVVDGLIAEIDILADRRRLAALELAC; from the coding sequence GTGCAGGACGAGGAATTCTGGGCAGCACGGTTCGAGGAACACCGACCCCGGCTGAGGGCGCTGGCCTACCGGATGCTCGGTTCGTTCGCCGAGGCCGATGACGCGGTGCAGGAAGCCTGGCTGCGGGTTTCGCGTGCCCGCGGTGACGACGTCGACAACGTCGGCGGGTGGCTCACCACGATCGTCTCGCGGCAGTGCCTCAACATGTTGCGCTCGCGGGCGAGCAGGCGGGAGGACCCGCTGGACGTGCGGGTACCCGACCCGGTCGTGCAGTCGGGCGAGGGCGATCCCGAGGAACATGGCGTCCTTGCCGACACCGTGAGCCTCGCGCTGCTGGTGGTGCTGGAAACGCTCGACCCGGCGGAGCGGCTCGCGTTCGTGCTGCACGACATGTTCGCGGTGCCGTTCGACGATATCGCCCCGATGGTGGGCCGCACTCCGGCCGCGGCTCGTCAGCTCGCCAGCCGCGCCCGGCGGCGGGTGCAGGGTGCGGCGACCGCAGGGCAACCGGACCGCGCCCGGCAGCGCCAGATTGTGGACGCGTGGTGGGCGGCCGCGCGTGGCGGTGACTTCGCGGGTCTGGTTGCCCTGCTGCATCCTGATGCCGTGCTTCGGGTGGACACCGGTGGGGCGGGCTCGAAGCTTGTGCGGGGCGCGGCCGAGGTCGCCGGGCAGGCGGCTTCGTACCGGGCGGCCGGGCTCGCGGCGCGGTTCGCGGTTGTCAACGGCGGCCCGGGGATCGTCTCGATGATCGGTGGTCGGCCGGCTGCGGTGTTGGCGTTCACGGTGGTGGACGGGTTGATCGCCGAGATCGACATTCTGGCCGACCGGCGCCGGTTGGCTGCCCTTGAGCTTGCCTGCTGA
- a CDS encoding carboxymuconolactone decarboxylase family protein, which produces MQARMTNPVMVVPDAMKALHALSKAAQSSTLAETTHQLIHLRVSQINGCSLCVDMHARELRDAGEKAERIWGVGAWRESPYFSEAERAALALAECVTRLADRPDPVPDSVWDDAAAHYDEQQLSSLLLSIAAINVWNRLNAATRQPAGSAW; this is translated from the coding sequence ATGCAAGCTCGAATGACCAACCCCGTGATGGTGGTGCCGGACGCGATGAAGGCGCTACACGCACTGAGCAAGGCCGCTCAGTCGAGCACACTCGCGGAGACGACCCATCAGCTCATCCATCTTCGGGTGAGCCAGATCAACGGCTGCAGCCTCTGCGTCGACATGCACGCCAGAGAACTGCGAGACGCTGGAGAGAAGGCCGAGCGGATCTGGGGAGTGGGGGCTTGGCGAGAATCGCCCTACTTCAGCGAAGCCGAACGTGCGGCGCTGGCGCTGGCCGAGTGCGTGACCCGCCTCGCGGATCGGCCCGACCCCGTGCCCGACTCGGTGTGGGACGACGCAGCCGCACACTACGACGAGCAGCAGTTGTCTTCGCTGCTGCTGTCGATCGCGGCGATCAACGTCTGGAACCGGCTCAATGCCGCGACCCGGCAGCCTGCGGGCTCCGCCTGGTGA
- a CDS encoding pyridoxamine 5'-phosphate oxidase family protein, whose amino-acid sequence MYETPDELRELQALLDTSLSRSTSHLRSIISAERTLTAQQLTQVLTGMCTLALSTVTAKGQPRISGADGHFLHGMWHFGTARSAAKARHLAARPAASVAHLRGDDLGVFTHGTVEVLNPPGRAPSESWLETLRHLKSWYGEDFFDWDSDVVYYRLRPHWMTVYAPDLAKLTTP is encoded by the coding sequence ATGTACGAAACACCGGATGAACTGCGCGAGCTCCAAGCGCTCCTTGATACCTCGCTTTCCCGCTCCACCTCTCACCTGCGGTCGATAATCAGCGCCGAGCGCACTCTGACCGCGCAGCAACTCACCCAGGTTCTCACCGGAATGTGCACTCTGGCCCTGTCCACGGTCACAGCGAAAGGGCAGCCGCGGATCAGCGGCGCGGACGGGCATTTCCTCCACGGAATGTGGCATTTCGGCACGGCGCGTTCGGCGGCCAAAGCCCGCCACCTCGCCGCTCGACCTGCCGCCAGCGTCGCGCACCTGCGTGGTGATGATCTGGGCGTATTCACGCACGGCACGGTGGAGGTCCTGAACCCTCCCGGCCGCGCACCGTCCGAAAGCTGGCTGGAAACGCTGCGACACCTGAAAAGCTGGTACGGCGAGGACTTCTTCGACTGGGACAGCGACGTGGTCTACTACCGGCTGCGCCCGCACTGGATGACCGTCTACGCCCCCGACCTCGCCAAGCTCACCACGCCATAA
- a CDS encoding histidine kinase, which translates to MNLLEEEIERERSAREHAQNHAAQVVSTANDRIQQATWRAAQVERGALLGAGLRSLTARVRMLLRLAIHRLDDLERQITDPELLRSAFAVDHAITRAWHDTNCIAILGGEVLQRRAPEPVHINSVLRSASSPCEHYRKVVVVPPRTDHYVVGYVAEEIQLVLTELLKNASFVTPEPHQVRVTAEEVPAGVALQVQSPGLSMTDEQIREENRILRSATEEDLRDRLGRGSFGHAVVHTIAKRRQLAVQLRPNIFGGVDAIVVVPSALLASPPAELAELRSASTDTGPVSQGQERVTAGRTDQERTLPAPNQSLPPDNSGAAEHAGGQHTADDPSAPLPQRRPAAEADQAQPTSTAGDLATPPPLPQRTGSYLPAELSAGSRSPGKPQPHPGIVTAMMRREPTREAGQLGTPSALSGMEEEERS; encoded by the coding sequence GTGAACCTGCTCGAGGAGGAGATCGAGCGGGAGCGTTCTGCGCGTGAGCACGCGCAGAACCATGCGGCACAGGTCGTCAGTACCGCCAACGATCGAATTCAACAGGCGACCTGGCGAGCAGCCCAGGTGGAGCGGGGCGCACTGCTGGGGGCCGGCCTGCGCAGTCTGACCGCCCGGGTTCGCATGTTGCTGCGTCTGGCGATTCACCGGCTGGACGACCTCGAGCGTCAGATCACCGACCCGGAGCTGCTCAGGAGCGCGTTCGCGGTCGACCATGCGATCACGCGAGCATGGCATGACACCAACTGCATCGCGATCCTGGGCGGCGAGGTGCTCCAGCGGCGGGCGCCCGAGCCGGTCCACATCAACTCGGTGCTGAGGAGCGCTTCCAGTCCGTGCGAGCACTACCGCAAGGTCGTGGTCGTCCCTCCGCGCACCGACCACTACGTGGTGGGATACGTCGCTGAAGAGATCCAACTTGTGTTGACCGAGTTGCTGAAGAACGCCAGCTTCGTGACGCCCGAGCCGCACCAGGTAAGGGTGACGGCAGAGGAGGTGCCTGCCGGAGTGGCGCTCCAGGTCCAAAGTCCCGGGCTGTCCATGACGGACGAGCAGATACGTGAAGAGAACCGGATCCTGCGCTCGGCAACGGAGGAGGACCTCCGTGATCGGCTCGGTCGCGGGTCGTTCGGGCACGCGGTGGTCCACACGATCGCCAAGCGGCGGCAGCTCGCGGTGCAGTTGCGACCGAACATTTTCGGTGGCGTGGACGCGATCGTGGTGGTGCCGTCTGCGCTGCTGGCCTCGCCTCCGGCCGAACTCGCCGAGCTGCGATCCGCCTCCACCGATACGGGACCGGTATCGCAAGGTCAGGAGCGGGTGACTGCCGGCCGTACCGACCAGGAGAGGACATTGCCTGCTCCCAACCAATCTCTGCCGCCCGACAACAGCGGCGCAGCGGAGCATGCTGGTGGCCAACACACAGCCGACGATCCGTCGGCGCCGTTGCCCCAGCGTCGGCCTGCGGCCGAGGCCGACCAGGCGCAGCCAACCTCCACGGCCGGAGACCTGGCGACACCCCCGCCGCTGCCGCAACGTACCGGGTCGTACCTACCGGCCGAGCTCTCGGCTGGTTCTCGCTCCCCGGGCAAACCGCAGCCTCATCCAGGCATCGTCACAGCGATGATGCGTCGAGAACCCACACGTGAAGCTGGACAGCTGGGAACGCCTTCCGCGCTGTCCGGAATGGAAGAAGAGGAACGCTCATGA
- a CDS encoding roadblock/LC7 domain-containing protein, which yields MTASLTSLLRDTILATVPRTRSVLLLSSDGIKKAWAGVETDTADQIAAAVSGLHGMSAAVGETCGGNRTVHQMMTEVGEIVLLIMGAAEGSLLAVLADRDVDADMLTYHMVDLRGKIQTHLETPLRQTAALVSSTPEDGRYERR from the coding sequence ATGACGGCCAGCCTGACAAGCCTCCTGCGTGACACCATCCTCGCGACCGTTCCCCGGACTCGCTCAGTGTTGTTGTTGTCCTCGGATGGGATCAAGAAGGCTTGGGCCGGGGTCGAGACAGATACCGCTGATCAGATCGCGGCGGCGGTGAGCGGTCTACACGGTATGTCCGCGGCGGTGGGAGAGACGTGTGGCGGGAACCGGACCGTCCACCAGATGATGACCGAGGTCGGCGAGATCGTATTGTTGATCATGGGCGCCGCCGAAGGCTCACTGCTGGCTGTACTCGCCGATCGTGACGTCGATGCGGACATGCTCACATACCACATGGTTGATCTGCGCGGCAAGATCCAGACGCATCTGGAGACGCCACTGCGACAGACGGCGGCGTTGGTGTCGTCGACTCCGGAGGACGGGCGGTATGAGCGACGATGA
- a CDS encoding DUF742 domain-containing protein: protein MSDDESGGIEGIDQPRPYCITQGRTQPCADLELMTHVCAIGGNQNDRSEFRMEYAEALRWCQLPTSVAEIASRMRQPASAVKVVIADLVVLGKVRVAAPKHAPPSLDVLERVLDGLTRLQYT, encoded by the coding sequence ATGAGCGACGATGAAAGCGGTGGGATCGAAGGTATCGATCAGCCGCGACCATACTGCATTACGCAAGGCCGCACACAGCCGTGTGCTGACCTGGAGCTGATGACGCACGTGTGCGCGATCGGCGGCAACCAGAACGACCGAAGTGAGTTTCGGATGGAATACGCCGAGGCACTTCGATGGTGCCAGTTGCCCACATCGGTCGCTGAGATCGCCTCGCGCATGCGGCAACCGGCGAGCGCTGTCAAGGTCGTGATCGCTGATCTTGTGGTGCTCGGTAAGGTGCGTGTGGCCGCACCGAAGCATGCCCCCCCTTCCCTCGACGTGCTTGAGCGAGTCCTTGATGGTCTTACACGACTGCAGTACACCTGA
- a CDS encoding GTP-binding protein — MVLHDCSTPEFPEQLKVIVAGGFGAGKTTFVGAVSEIEPLTTEERLTVASVGTDDLAGVETKQCTTVAMDFGRRTFAENTVLYLFGTPGQSRFWFLWDELCHGATGAVVLVDTRRLQDSFPVVEFFEKRRIPFVVAVNLFDGAYRYPASEVQRALGLGHEIPVVRCDARRGPDARDVLVALIRHILHQLHPLSR; from the coding sequence ATGGTCTTACACGACTGCAGTACACCTGAGTTCCCCGAACAGCTCAAAGTGATCGTCGCGGGCGGCTTCGGTGCCGGCAAGACCACCTTTGTGGGCGCGGTCAGCGAGATTGAACCGTTGACCACTGAGGAGAGGTTGACGGTGGCCAGTGTCGGCACCGACGATCTGGCTGGTGTCGAAACCAAACAGTGCACCACGGTCGCGATGGACTTCGGTCGACGAACGTTCGCCGAGAACACCGTGCTGTACCTGTTCGGCACACCGGGGCAGAGCCGGTTCTGGTTCCTGTGGGACGAGCTTTGCCACGGAGCGACCGGCGCTGTGGTGCTGGTGGACACCCGTCGGCTGCAGGACAGTTTCCCTGTCGTCGAGTTCTTCGAGAAACGCCGGATACCGTTCGTCGTCGCCGTCAACCTGTTCGACGGGGCATATCGGTATCCAGCCAGTGAGGTCCAGCGGGCCCTGGGGCTGGGGCATGAGATTCCGGTGGTGAGGTGCGACGCGCGCCGGGGACCGGATGCCCGTGACGTCCTGGTCGCGCTGATCCGTCACATCCTGCACCAGCTGCACCCGCTAAGCAGATGA
- a CDS encoding GAF domain-containing protein yields the protein MDFFDVTTDRRRDRPTKGDRAGVMGRLQALGLGKFAIAGFDQCAATLAKTLSYPYGMVNLITDEQYFAGLYTPGMGDSGEVGQVRAIATHGPSVERTMRLDHGFCPHTVERRTPFPLGDVRDFTRFRSNPVVDMLGIQSYLGAPLIDSTNTVVGTVCVIDTQPHHLTKDDVAVIESVADKLVRVITAANADTAAIDSGASELARALSQSEVRWAR from the coding sequence ATGGACTTTTTCGACGTGACCACCGACCGCAGGCGTGACCGGCCGACGAAGGGCGACCGGGCAGGTGTGATGGGTCGGCTCCAAGCTCTGGGACTTGGCAAGTTCGCCATCGCGGGATTTGATCAGTGCGCCGCGACGCTGGCGAAAACGCTGTCCTACCCCTACGGAATGGTCAACTTGATCACCGACGAGCAGTATTTCGCCGGGCTCTACACGCCTGGGATGGGTGACAGCGGTGAGGTGGGGCAGGTGCGGGCGATCGCCACTCACGGGCCCAGCGTCGAGCGCACGATGCGGCTCGATCACGGGTTCTGCCCCCACACTGTGGAGCGACGCACTCCGTTCCCCCTGGGAGACGTGCGCGACTTCACCAGGTTCCGAAGCAATCCCGTCGTGGACATGCTCGGGATCCAGTCCTACCTCGGCGCCCCGCTGATCGACTCGACGAACACCGTGGTGGGCACGGTGTGCGTGATCGACACACAGCCGCACCATCTCACCAAGGACGACGTCGCGGTGATCGAGTCCGTGGCCGACAAGCTGGTCCGGGTGATCACGGCAGCCAACGCGGACACCGCTGCGATCGACTCCGGTGCCAGCGAGCTGGCCAGGGCGCTCAGCCAGTCCGAGGTTCGATGGGCTCGTTGA